DNA sequence from the Amycolatopsis sp. Hca4 genome:
GGTCCAGCAGCTCGACCATGTGGAGACGCATGTTCCGCCGACACGTCTCCTCCCAGCGCTCCCCGATCTCCGGGTTCGTGCGCAGGTACTCACTGGCGTAGTTGCCGAACGTCTCCCGGCCGAGCTTGTCATCCAGCCAAGCTCCCTTGGCAAGATCGGCCTCGACCCCGACGAGCCAGCGATCCGCGTCCGTCTTCGTCCGGAAGGTGTTGGGCGCGTACTGCCGCTGGCTGTTCGGCCCGATGAACGACGCCTGGAACTGCCCGGACGGCAGCTTGCGCACCGAGCCGAACCGGCGACGACCTTGCTTCTTCGCCATTACGCCACCGCCCGGCCGGCCGACCAGTTAACCTGGACCGGCTCGACTCGCCCGGCCTGCGCGAACGCGTCCAGGTCCCCGAGGGCAAGCCGGACGTGCACGCCGAGCTTGTGGAACGCGATGCGCCGTTCCGCGATCAGCCGCCGGATGAAACGCTCCGTGGTGCCCAGGTAGGCGGCGGCTTCCTTGACGTTCAAGTACTGCGTTTTCACGTGCTTCTCCCCCGTGTCGATCAAGCTGCGAGCTGAGTTGCCGAAGTTTCCGGACCGTCCCCTGGTGGTCCGGCAGCAGCGAGTAACGCCCGGTCGTACTCCGCCTTCCACGTGATCCGCTCCGCGATCGCGCGCATGACCAGGTGCGGCCGAGGTGGGACCTGCGGGTCTCCCGGTTCGACCTTCCGCCACATCAGCCGGGCCGGGTCCGGTTGTGGCTTCTCGATCCCGATCGCGGCCAGCGCCTGCTGAACGAACGCCTTTCGGTCGGCTTTGTGGTCGTCGAGGGTCTTGCCCGACCACTTTCGAGAGACCAGCACCCGCCGTCCCGGCAGCCCGAGCGTGGTCCGGCGGTGAGCGCGTCCCTTGCAGTGGCCCGGGGTGGTCTTGCTCCCGGCGCCCTTGGACTGGATCCCGTAGAGCAGCCAGACCGCGCATCGAGGTGAGCACGGCGTCACCGACAGTTCGGCGTGCAGCCGGTCGTGGTGGTCCCGCAGCCGCGCCGTGTCCGCCTCGACCACCTCACCGGTGGACTTGGTCAGATACTTGGTCAGGTAGCCGATGTGGCGGCCGGCCTCTTCGGTCCCGCCGAGGATGCCCTTGGAGTGCACCTGCCGCCCGAACGTGACGACGTGCGCCGGGTCCTCCACGGCCTCGACCGCGTCATCCCAGGTGGTGAGGGGTTGCCGGGTGTCCGGGTCGAGGAACGCCCGGGTGTCCGGGTCCCAGACCGGCAGCCGCTCCGTGTAAACGATCTCGTCGTGTGACGGCCACCAGACCTGGTGATACGTGGCCTCGGTGACCTGCCGGATGACGTCGTGCGGGATCGCCCCGCGGATCGCCGCGTGCAGATGCGGAGCCGTCCGCTTCTGCGGCTCGACCGTCGCGAAGTACTGCGCGTCCCAGCCCACGACCCGGCGCAGGTTCTGCCACCACCGATCCACCAGCGCCGAGAAATGCACCGCGTCCCGGGCCGCCCGCCGGTAGTCATACCGGGACGGGTCGACCGGCGAGCCGTCGCCACGGACCGGGCCGTAGGTGTCGCACGTCAGCGTGACGAACATCGACGGCCGGAACCTGCCCGCGAACTCCCGACCGACCGTCATCTTGGCGACCTTCCGCCGGGGCAGGTTCGGCGCGTCCTGCCGCCGCTTGGTCGAGCGCTTCACGGCCCGCCTGGTCGGGACGTCGAGGGCTGGCAGCCGACCGCGCATCCCGAGTTGCCGAAGTTCCGCGTCAACCCCCGTGATCTCCTCCCGCAGCTCCTCCGCTTCGGCCTGGTCGTGCTTAACCACCTTCCGGTAGGCCGCCACGAGATCGGCCCGGTAGGTCAGCAGCTCTGTCTGTTCCTCGGTCGGTGGTTCCGGGGTGAGGTCGGGTTCTTCGGTCAGGTGCCAGCCCTCGCGGCACTGGGCCTGCCGAAGCGCTTTCGCCTTCCGCGCGCACGGCAGGCACACCGACTCCACGGTGGAACCACACGGCACGGGGACGTAGCGGAGTTCGCCGGTCTCGGTGTCGCCGACCTCCATCGTGAACGGCCGGACGCAGACGCCGTGCTTCTCCGCCGTCGCCCGGATCACGTCGGCGGCCAGCGGTGTCCGCATCCGTTCGGCCCGCGTGCCGGTGGCCGGCTGGGTCTGTTCTTTCGTCATTAGGCAGCCACCTCCCCGGGGCGAGACCATTGGCGGAGTTGGAACACGGGCATGTCCTGCCGCGTCCCAGCGGGCAGGTCCGGGAACACCGCTGGGTCGAAGTGGACGCCGCTGTAGACGTGGACGGGGATGCCGCACGGCGTCCGGCCGTTGACCGACAGGTGCACCGAATCGCCGTCCGAGGTGCGCCAGAGCGAAGCCGACACCTCATCGAGCGTGTTCGCCCAGGCCAGCAAGGCCCCGGCGACATCGGGGAGCCGGTGGGCGTCGAGCTGGACCGTCAGCGGGTCCGACCACGTGCGCACGGTCAACGTCGCCACCGGCGGAAGCTGGTGCAGATCCAGGTGATCGCGGATCGTGTCGAGGAAGACCATCAGCCGGTTCACGCCGCCACCCCCTCGCCACCGAGCGCGGGTCGAGCTACGCCGTTGGTGACGTACTGCTCCAGCGCCTTGACCGTCTCGTCGGACACCCACCCGGCGCGGATGCGCAGGGGTTCGCGGATACCTTCGCCCCACACGTAGCCGACGCCGGCTTCGGAATCTCCGATGCGGTTGGCCCACGCGCCCCGTTCATAGGCGCCGTCCCCGAGGACCATCGGGACGTGCGTCTTCGAGGTCACCCGCAGGCACACGCGGCGGGTGAACAGCTCGCGGACCGGGACCGTGTCCTTCGTCGGTTCCTGGACGTAGCCCCGCACGGTGATCCCGAGGGCCCGCCCCTGGGTGGTCAACAGCGCGACTCGTTCGACGATCTGATCACGGGTCTTGCGGTCGGTGTACTTGGTCAGGGCGCCGATCTCGTCGAACTCCAGCAGCTCGAGCGGGTGTTCGACGCTGATCGGAACCGTTCGCAGGCGCCCGGCGAACTCGGCTTTGCGAGCCTCCATCGTGCCTACGAGATCGTCCAGGACCTCGATCGCGTCCTTACCGGACACCGCGTACCGAGCGAAGATTCCGCGCCCGTAGGCCAGTTCCATGCCCTTGGGGTCGATCCCGGACATACGGACCACACCCGACCGGATCGCCGACGCGGCCGACACCAGCGGGCACCACATCAATGAGTTCTTCCCCGCGCCCGAGGCACCAGCCGTCAGGCAGTGAGCGCCGGAGCCGGACAGCGGGACTCGCCAGTCGTGTCCGTACTCGGTGTGGCCGGACCACACGCGCCGCAGATCCACACCGGTCGCGTCAGCCGCCAGCAGATCGGGCACCGGCAGCGAGTGCACGACCGAGCCGAGCAGGTCCCGCCGCTGGAAGTCGACCGACACCACGTTGGGCTCCAGCTCCCGCACCTGGCACCGAGCGACCCTCCGCGCCGACGCCAGCGCACGAGCGGCCTCGTCGAAGTCCTCCGGCTTCTGGCCGGCCACTAGCTGGACCCGGACCTCATCCCACGACGGCCCCGACCGGACACTGAGGACCTTCGGCATCTGCACTCCGGCTTGCCGAGCGGTCGCCCGGGACACCTTCCGGCGACCTACCAGGTTCACCGTCACTTCCACCGGCAACGCGTCATCGCGGACGCTCAGACCACAGGCATGCAGCCAGCCGGGCAGCTTGCGCCCGTAGACCGCCCAACGAGCCCACCACGAGCGCAGGAACCGCCAGCACCACTGATCGAACGACACGATGTCGACCAGCCGCCACAGGGCGAGGATCAGTGCCAGGCCACCGAGGACGAGCACGAGCGACAGCCAGCCCAGCAACACGCACCACAGGTAGGCCACGACCACGGCCAGGCTGGTCCGCCACCGCGTCACCACCTGCGCCAGCAGCCAGAACGCCGCCTTGCAGGCCCACCAAAGGGCGATGAACACGACCACCATCGCGGCCAGCGCCTCGACAACCGACGCCAATGCGCGACCGATCTTGTGCAGCACCCAGACACCCAGCCCCAGCACACCCAGGGCCACCACGAGGAATCCCGGAGACAGGTTCATCACTGGCCACCCCGCAACACCGCCGAGAGATCCAGCGGCAACGCACCCAAGCACGGGGCGCACTTGGTCTCACCCGGCAGCAGCCGAGCAAACCGCTTGCATTCCGCGCAGCGCGAGCGGGTGACCCCCACTGGCGCACGCCTGTTGTCATCGTCTAGCGTCTGCATTGTTCACACCCCACGGTTGTGGACAGCGCAGGAGCGGCATGGTTGGTAGCCGAGTTTCCGCTTCTGCGCCTTACGGTTCCGCGCCACCCGCACGAGGACGCGTTTCATCGCCGCACGACATAGCGCGCGTTTTTCGTTGCAATATTTGACTGCTCGTGTGTCTACACGCGACTATTCAGACTTCGACTTGCCGCCCTGGATCTGCGCCGATACCTCCCCCGCCTTCCGCCGCTCGTAACCCGCCCAGTACAACGCCTCGTGGTGATGCCCCCGGTCGACGTCGGCAACCTTCTCGTACATCCGCGCGTTCGCCTGCCGGAAAGCCAGCCACACCGACGGGTTCGCGTCCGGCGCCGGAAGGCGCTCCGTTGCGATCTCGTGCGCGTCCCGCAGCGTGCGCGGCTCAACCGGCTTGCTCATCACGTACCAGCCGAGCCGCCGCGCGAGCTTCGAGGAGCGCCGCCAGGTCCTCCGCGCCGTCGCGGAGCTGGCGAAGGAACTTCACGCATGCCGGCCACATCGCCGGGTCGTCCGGCGGCCGCAGCATCACCACGCACGGCGCCCCCGCGAGCACCAGCATCGGCGGATGCCCCGGGTCCGAACCAGTCTCCTCGACCGTCAGTTCCGCTTCCCGCCCGACGATCCACGTCACGCCGAGCCCGTCCCAGTTGGCCGTCATGCCGCCCTGCCTTGCTTGCCCATTCCTTCGCCAGCTCTTCGAACCCTTCGGCGGCTGACTCCAGAGCCGCGACGCACCACCAAGGCAGGCCGCGCGACTTGGCCAGCTCATGCCACGCTCGCGACACCCGCTGTGCCGCACTTGCCGTGTTCTTGGCGTTCGTCGGCGACAGCACCGCAGACCCGTGCTCCCAGGCCGCCATGTAGTCGCGGTACGCCTGCTCCCACGCCCGGACCAGCTCGTGAAACGCCGCAGCATTGCGAACCGGCCCGGACGTGTTCATGTCGCTCACGCCGCCTTGACCGACGCTTCACCGGTCGCGGTCGACCGCGTCGACTTGGACCCGGAACCGCTTCCGGCCGCCTTGAAGCCGGTCGCACGGAAGGCGTAGGACAGGTACTTGAACTCCCCCTGCCCGGCCACCTTCGCTTCGGCCGTCAAACCCTCCAGCTCGATCGGGCGCATGCCCGGCAGCGCCTCCGACGTCAGCGGAACCGGCTGGACGTCGGCCAGAAGCGTGATCTCGAACGAAGCGCGCTTCGCCTTGGTCTCGTCCGGGTCGGTGACGGTGGCCTTCCACTGCCGCTTGCCGGTGGCTTCGTCGACCCGCTGTCGAGTCGGACGACCCGCTGCCCGGTCTTCCCGAGACTGGTATTCGTTGTCGGGTGCCACCTCGCCCACCAGCACCAAGCCCTGCGGAAACGCGCTGTCGAACTCGATCGGGAACCGGTGTCCCTTCATGATCGCCATGTCAGAGGCCCTTTCTCAGCCGTTCGCGGTCTTGTCGCCGCTCCCTTGGTATGCCAAGGTCTATCTAGGTATACCAAGGCTTGGCATGCCAAGTCAACTAAGCTGATCAAGCAGGCCCGAACCAGGCAGGAGAGCGACCGTGCCCGAGCACATGTACGAACGTGTTGCTGACGTGCTGCGCGAGCGGATCGTCAGCGGAGATCTCGCCCCAGGCGACCGGCTGCCATCGCAGGAGGCGCTGAGCGAGCAGTTTGAGGTGTCGCGCATCGTCGCCCGCGAGGCCCTGGACCTGCTGGAGAGCGAAGGACTGATCGATCGCGTCCAGCGACTCGGCGCGTTCGTCCGCCGGTACCAGCCGCTCATCCGCAGGTCAGAGCAGCACTACCGCACCAACCCCGGCGCCCCGTTTGCCGAGGAGGCGCTAGCCGCCGAGCGCATCCCCCGGTACAGCCACGAGACTTACCCGGATCGCGCGAGCGCCGACATTGCCCATCGCCTGGAGATCCCCATCGGTGCCGACGTCATGCGCACCGACTACACGTCGTACGCGAACGACGAGCCGATGATGCTCACGCACTCGTACGAGCCGCTGGAGATCACCAAGGGAACGGTCATCGAGCGCCCCGAAGAAGGCGTCATGATGACGGCCGGCCTGGTGGACCGCTTCACGGCTATCGACATGCGGCCGACGCGGGTCGTCGAGAGACTTCGTTCGCGGATGCCCCGGCCGTCGGAGACTGAGGCCCTTAAGCTTCGCAAGGGCACGCCGGTTGTGATCATCGTACGGACCACGTACTCAAACGAGACACCCGTGGAAACCGCCGACATATTGTTGGATGCACATAGGTTCGAGCTTGAATACGTGCTCCGCGTAGACCCATTGCAATAAGAGCATGAAAATACGAAAGGCGCCCGCCGCACTGGTTCGCGACGGGCGCCTTTGACGTATGCCTAGCAGTTGATCAGTTCGGGCTTCTGGTTGAGGATCTGCGCGCGCGGCGAGACGAACTCCTCGTACTCCTTGACCGCCGACGGGGCGAACAGGCCCGTCTTGCAGCAGTTCTGGAAGGCCAGCCGGACGCCGTACTTCCGCTCGACGGCCCCGCGCATCGAGTCGCTGGCAGCGAAGCGCAGCAGCTCACCCCACGCCTGGTCATCCGGCGGAACGGTGCCGTCCTCGGCGATCGTCGCCCCGCTCTCGTACTGCTTGACCAGTCGCTCGACCACGGACCAGGCGTAGGGAAGCGAGTTCTGAACGCAGGCCAGGAATTCGTCATCGGTCATGGCGCCAGCCTGCGCCTTCCTGACCAATTCTTCCGGGACCGTCAACGACATCGCGGCACTTCCTCTCAGCGTCAACACTGCCGCATCCCAGTTAACGCCCATCTCCGGTGCAGCGCGACCGCCCAAAGGTGTGATGGCGAACGAACGCTGAGTCACATAGACAATATGCCATAAGAGTTACCCGCCAACACTGCCCCGAGTTCAGTCGGCAGGGTGTCAGTCCCAGTATTTCTCAGGGTCTTGTGGGTAAAGATCGAATGTAAGCCTCTCCTCAACTGAGGCACCTATGATTGACTCAATTATTTTCGCGATTCCGTCCCAGTCATACCCATCAATCATGGATGACGAGCTTCGCCGTGCGGCAACCTTTTCTTTCCAGCGTTTCTGAAGATCCCCCTTCCCGACCACTTCACCTTGATATCTTCGAACTTTATGCATGTAGCTCTTCCACTGAACGGGAACCAGGGTTCCATCGTCACCAGCGAGGACGTCTCGGCCAAGATAAAGCTCGATAGATGCAGCTCGACCGTGTATATTTGCCAGGACCAACTCTGCTTCCTCATCTGCGCCAACGGGAGGCCCGAGAGTCGGATAACTACTAAAAAGTTCTAAATACGGGTACGTCAATATTCTAATGTTCGATGGCAATGATTCCACCCGCAGAGATAGAAGCGCCTCAGCCGCAGCGGCGTCATTATCAAAAATCGCAACTACCCGATTCGCGACTCCAGCCGCCGCGAACGCCTTGACGAAGGTAACCAGCGGGCCCGCACCGCCGTCAGGCTTTTGCAGATAGTCCATAAACTTCACGACGTCGACTAAATGCGGGTAAAGTATCGAGATACCATCCGAGAGAGCTTGCGCGTCCATCTTACCTTCGGTCAAGACAATTACCGGCGCGTCGGCCCCGCCGAAAAACCGGAGCCTTTTTAGGGCGTTCGAACACAGCGTATCCAGGTCCTCCCAGACCTCGCCATTGAGCACCGCCTCTGTGAGATCTAGCCGCACCTCAGCCGAGGGAAACGCTTCGAGCAAGATAGTCAATATCGCCCGAACCGGCCACCCAGACACCAATTCAAGATATGGCCATGATCCATGCGAAGCGGCGTCTTCTCGTCTTTCTAACCGGCCGACGGGTAGACCATACTCGACAACACGATCCAGCCACTTCTCAGCCGTGAGACCAGTGAGAAGTTCGATCTCAGCATCAAGTTCACCCTCTACTTCGGGGTCACCAGCAAGCTCTAACCGAAGTCGCTTAGATGTCCGTAGCTTACCTTTAATCGCATCATCAAGAGCAATCCGCGGCTCATTGACTTGGTAACCCAGGATTCGCATCCTATCCAAGGCAACCTTGCCAGGCATAACAAATTCAGCAGTGTCTACATACTCCGGCTCACCGTTGACATCATCACCGTAGTGCTCGTTGGGGATCTGCTCGGAGAAAAGCATGTCGTCTTGAAATAGTGACAGAAGCTCGTCCGTCATACCTAAGCCAAGAGAGTAGGCAAGGAACCCGTTCACATAAACACCGCTACCACGCATAAACATTTCTCGTTTCAGGCCTCAACTCGATGCCCGAATGTAACAGATCCACTCCCCTGCACCGCGCGCCAGCACCCGAACCGTCCTCGGCCATGCAGGCATACTGTAGAACTACAGCGCAAGGAGTTGCCGAACTTGGCTCTATGAGATCAAGGCGCCGCCGTCGGCGGCGCACCTCGGGGCCGCGCGGCGGCCCCGCCCAAGTGCGGCACGGACGGCCTGCCGCTCCGCTCCGGCCGCCGGCCGCGGGCGGGCCGCCGGAGGTCACCTTGTGCGCAGCGCCGCCGACGGCGACACCCCATGAACAAGAACGCGGCACCCGGTCACATCGCGCGCGGAGTTTGGCCCTGCTCAACGCGGATGCTCGCGGGTGCCGCGCCCTGCACTCTACGGCTGCACCAGCGAGCCGACGCAAGATCGATGACCGGTTCGGGCGAAGCGACAGCCAGAGCCGACACAGGAGGCGTTCCAGGCTGGAGCGGCGACAGGCAGGCGGTGGCCGCTTCCTCGCAGGCGATCGTTTAACACCAGCCCGCCGCCATCAAGGGCGCCTGCGGCGTCGCTGCGCGATGAGCTGCGCTCACCCTTGACACCGACGACCCGGCGCTAACTGCGGCAGGGGCGAGGAAGACGGGGCAGACCGCCACCGCCGCTCGGGAGAGAAGAACGCCATGCGCCGGATGTGTCGGAGCCCACACCAGCTGAGCATGTGGAGCCGGTACGAGCTCGCGGAGCACCAGACCCGCCGTGCAACACACGTGCAACTAGCGACGGCCAACGGCGGTCAACCAAGGTCAACAACGGCCACGGCCAAGATCGGCCCCGGAGACGAGAAAACCGCCCTGACCTGGGTCAAGGCGGTCTCGGCTTGCGTGGCCAGGGCCGGGGTCGAACCGGCGACCTTCCGCTTTTCAGGCGGACGCTCGTACCAACTGAGCTACCTGGCCGGGAACGCCGGCAAGGAGCCGAACGATCTTGCGACCCTGACGGGACTCGAACCCGCGACCTTCGCCGTGACAGGGCGACGCGCTAACCAACTGCGCCACAGGGCCTTGCTTTACTGCGTACTCCCAACGGGATTCGAACCCGCGTTGCCGCCTTGAAAGGGCGGAGTCCTAGGCCGCTGAACGATGGGAGCCCGGTCGGTTTCGGGTGACCGACCGACCGCGCTCTCAGGTTCCCCTGGGAGCGATTACAAGCATAGGGCACGCCGCCACCGCTTTGCACAGGGGGTTCCTTAAGCCTCTCGCAAGGCTCAGACCTGCGCAAACGCACCGAGATCCGCCAGGCAGCGATCAAGCTCGGCCTGCTCCGGCTCCGACAGCGCCGACGACAGCAGCTCGCCGATCCGGTCGTCGGTCAGTTCCTCGGCGCGGTGCCAGCGGTCGCGGAGGTCCGGCTTGCGCTCCGCCGACGCCACCAGTTGGTCGGCCGCGTCCTCGGGCCACGCCGTGCGCAGCAGGCGCGCGCGGCCGCCCTCCGGGTCCGCGACCACCGCCTCCGGGATGGACAGGCCCAGCGCCCGCAGCGCCGCGAAGTGGAGGCCGCCGCGCAGCTCGCGGAAGACCATCAGCGCGAAGCCGAGGCGTTCGACGTCGCCCGCGGGCCGCTCGGCGTTCTTCCAGCCCGCGAAGAGCGCCAGCCCGCTGGCGTCCGCGGCGTCCACGACGCGGAACAGCAGCTCCGCCAAGCGGCCGGGCTCCGGTACGGCCGAAAGGCTGACGCGGGACCACCGAGCCGATGACTCGCTGTAGGCACGAACCGCGGCCGGCGCATCGAGGACGTTCGTCGCCTGCGGCAGGACGAACTCGAACAGCCAGTGCGGGAAGATCCCGAACAGCTCCGCGGCCACCTTCGGCGGCACGTCCCCGAGCACCGCCGAGCGCCCCCGCAGGTACAGCGAACGCGGCGGCAGCCCCGCTTCCGCCTCGACCGCGGCCAGCTCCGGCGACGTCATGAACCTGCCGCCCAGCACCTGCACCACCGGCCGGATGCGGTTCGCCAGTCCTGCCACGCCTTCGATCGTCGTCATGTCCGTCCCCTTTCGACAGCGCAACCGTAACACTGTTACGAAACGCGCGTCAAAAAGCGGTCACTCCCCTGGGACTTACTTGCGGAAAAGCGGCGCAACCAGCGGAAATATCACGAGACGGGCCCGGTGTCAGCACACCAGGCCCGCCCGCTCAACGCTGAACCGGCGCCTGCCCGTCCTCATCCAGGTTCAGGCCCAGCATCTCCAGCAACTGAACACAGTCCTCGACCCCCAGGGCACCGTTCGCCACCGCCAGCCGAGCCCGCCGGACCTGATCATCCGACACCCGCTGAGCGTCAGCCGCCCCACTCCGCTGCGCCGGCAACGCACCGGCAAACGGCGCA
Encoded proteins:
- a CDS encoding replication initiator, which encodes MTKEQTQPATGTRAERMRTPLAADVIRATAEKHGVCVRPFTMEVGDTETGELRYVPVPCGSTVESVCLPCARKAKALRQAQCREGWHLTEEPDLTPEPPTEEQTELLTYRADLVAAYRKVVKHDQAEAEELREEITGVDAELRQLGMRGRLPALDVPTRRAVKRSTKRRQDAPNLPRRKVAKMTVGREFAGRFRPSMFVTLTCDTYGPVRGDGSPVDPSRYDYRRAARDAVHFSALVDRWWQNLRRVVGWDAQYFATVEPQKRTAPHLHAAIRGAIPHDVIRQVTEATYHQVWWPSHDEIVYTERLPVWDPDTRAFLDPDTRQPLTTWDDAVEAVEDPAHVVTFGRQVHSKGILGGTEEAGRHIGYLTKYLTKSTGEVVEADTARLRDHHDRLHAELSVTPCSPRCAVWLLYGIQSKGAGSKTTPGHCKGRAHRRTTLGLPGRRVLVSRKWSGKTLDDHKADRKAFVQQALAAIGIEKPQPDPARLMWRKVEPGDPQVPPRPHLVMRAIAERITWKAEYDRALLAAAGPPGDGPETSATQLAA
- a CDS encoding SCO5389 family protein; amino-acid sequence: MGVNWDAAVLTLRGSAAMSLTVPEELVRKAQAGAMTDDEFLACVQNSLPYAWSVVERLVKQYESGATIAEDGTVPPDDQAWGELLRFAASDSMRGAVERKYGVRLAFQNCCKTGLFAPSAVKEYEEFVSPRAQILNQKPELINC
- a CDS encoding AMED_5909 family protein produces the protein MSKPVEPRTLRDAHEIATERLPAPDANPSVWLAFRQANARMYEKVADVDRGHHHEALYWAGYERRKAGEVSAQIQGGKSKSE
- a CDS encoding GntR family transcriptional regulator, whose product is MPEHMYERVADVLRERIVSGDLAPGDRLPSQEALSEQFEVSRIVAREALDLLESEGLIDRVQRLGAFVRRYQPLIRRSEQHYRTNPGAPFAEEALAAERIPRYSHETYPDRASADIAHRLEIPIGADVMRTDYTSYANDEPMMLTHSYEPLEITKGTVIERPEEGVMMTAGLVDRFTAIDMRPTRVVERLRSRMPRPSETEALKLRKGTPVVIIVRTTYSNETPVETADILLDAHRFELEYVLRVDPLQ
- a CDS encoding FtsK/SpoIIIE domain-containing protein — encoded protein: MNLSPGFLVVALGVLGLGVWVLHKIGRALASVVEALAAMVVVFIALWWACKAAFWLLAQVVTRWRTSLAVVVAYLWCVLLGWLSLVLVLGGLALILALWRLVDIVSFDQWCWRFLRSWWARWAVYGRKLPGWLHACGLSVRDDALPVEVTVNLVGRRKVSRATARQAGVQMPKVLSVRSGPSWDEVRVQLVAGQKPEDFDEAARALASARRVARCQVRELEPNVVSVDFQRRDLLGSVVHSLPVPDLLAADATGVDLRRVWSGHTEYGHDWRVPLSGSGAHCLTAGASGAGKNSLMWCPLVSAASAIRSGVVRMSGIDPKGMELAYGRGIFARYAVSGKDAIEVLDDLVGTMEARKAEFAGRLRTVPISVEHPLELLEFDEIGALTKYTDRKTRDQIVERVALLTTQGRALGITVRGYVQEPTKDTVPVRELFTRRVCLRVTSKTHVPMVLGDGAYERGAWANRIGDSEAGVGYVWGEGIREPLRIRAGWVSDETVKALEQYVTNGVARPALGGEGVAA
- a CDS encoding excisionase family DNA-binding protein, which gives rise to MKTQYLNVKEAAAYLGTTERFIRRLIAERRIAFHKLGVHVRLALGDLDAFAQAGRVEPVQVNWSAGRAVA